A region of Marmota flaviventris isolate mMarFla1 chromosome 11, mMarFla1.hap1, whole genome shotgun sequence DNA encodes the following proteins:
- the LOC114099623 gene encoding uncharacterized protein C12orf71 homolog encodes MDDSSSGNSFPDMQRSILESKTNQNLSVGHFPSEAGPDCEGIIPCEDLTSEGPSSLPPVQGACGTSSVRGPMGRRNRIKDKPEDLGEKAIMEIMYAYLNCLHEDSLEDIKKNIKEFLDNPEYDEEDDTVLPPSPQEETVGESVLPNSSQQEDVQPKNVEDDDTVHPDSPPEEDVAYSVPPESSQKEDVSPEEQEACQDLPKCQGAENGDIKQFLEMPPGLEEDEIVELESQEPGTAKSSPVSALQSEERDMPSDKEGTSCMNFRGLFHWLRKRLVSSLPGRKRREKAKKVSSCWR; translated from the exons ATGGACGACTCGTCCTCTGGCAACAGCTTCCCCGACATGCAGCGCAGCATTTTAGAATCTAAAACCAACCAGAACCTCTCAGTAGGCCATTTCCCCTCTGAGGCCGGCCCTGACTGTGAGGGTATCATACCCTGTGAAGACTTGACCTCTGAGggtccatcctccctccctcctgtccaaGGGGCATGTGGAACCAGCAGTGTAAGGGGACCCATGGGCAGaagaaatagaattaaggacaagccAGAAGACCTTGGTGAAAAAGCCATCATGGAGATCATGTATGCCTATCTGAACTGCCTCCATGAAGACTCA CTGGAGgatatcaagaaaaatattaaggagTTTCTGGACAACCCCGAATATGATGAAGAAGATGACACTGTGCTCCCTCCGTCTCCACAGGAGGAGACTGTAGGTGAATCTGTGCTCCCTAATTCTTCTCAGCAGGAGGATGTCCAGCCGAAGAATGTCGAAGATGACGACACTGTGCACCCTGATTCGCCTCCGGAGGAGGATGTAGCTTACTCTGTACCCCCTGAGTCTTCTCAGAAGGAGGAT GTCAGTCCTGAAGAGCAGGAGGCTTGTCAGGACTTGCCCAAGTGTCAAGGAGCAGAAAATGGAGATATCAAGCAGTTCCTAGAAATGCCTCCTGGGCTTGAGGAGGATGAAATTGTTGAG TTGGAAAGCCAGGAGCCTGGCACTGCAAAGAGCTCTCCAGTCTCAGCATTGCAGTCAGAGGAGCGGGATATGCCTTCAGACAAAGAAGGCACTTCCTGTATGAATTTCCGGGGCCTCTTTCACTGGCTCAGGAAGCGATTGGTGTCCTCCCTGCCAGGGAGAAAGCGCCGTGAGAAGGCCAAGAAGGTCTCATCCTGCTGGCGCTAA